The following are encoded in a window of Mycobacterium sp. ELW1 genomic DNA:
- a CDS encoding MarR family winged helix-turn-helix transcriptional regulator, translating to MDPSGRPALEAAVVADVQALSAESDQIGRAFAGIHQLSANDFRALVHVMVAENSGTPLTAGELRTRMGLSGAAITYLVERMIESGHLRRDSDPTDRRKVLLRYADHGIEVGRAFFTPLATHTHHALAEVPDSDLEAAHRVFTAVLSAMTDFRADLNS from the coding sequence ATGGACCCATCCGGCCGGCCCGCCCTGGAAGCCGCCGTGGTCGCCGACGTCCAGGCGCTGTCCGCCGAATCCGACCAGATCGGCCGGGCTTTCGCCGGTATCCACCAGCTGTCGGCCAACGACTTCCGCGCACTGGTGCACGTGATGGTCGCCGAGAACTCCGGCACCCCACTGACCGCGGGTGAGCTGCGCACCCGGATGGGACTCTCGGGCGCGGCGATCACCTACCTGGTCGAGCGGATGATCGAGTCCGGCCACCTGCGACGCGACTCCGACCCGACCGACCGGCGCAAGGTGCTCCTGCGCTACGCCGACCACGGCATCGAGGTGGGCCGGGCGTTCTTCACGCCCCTGGCCACCCACACCCACCACGCCCTTGCCGAGGTACCCGACTCTGATCTCGAGGCGGCCCACCGGGTGTTCACCGCGGTGCTGTCGGCGATGACGGACTTTCGCGCCGATCTGAATTCATAA
- a CDS encoding alkaline phosphatase family protein has product MKRTKQLCVGVAAAGIFGLGSTIATAVAYADSPDSTAGPSSGSSKASAHNAGPKARPRSTTAGAVSQPAKPSAVRKPAASVRTSASPAAEALSVALSTLGITPVVSGGGASSSTVSPAVGRSRRGLVMTATASAAAASNGGSVSTLAAGTPTHVLVIGIDGTNLSAILSNPDNVNLQALMTTGTTAASTMVGHTTISNPSWTGILTGVWSEKTGLFNNVFTPWTYDKWPTVFNQLEAADPNIETTAIADWENIAQIAGAGSIPADVIKFFPKYNNSWLDTDDLVGQASVDAINGTTAGVSSFNFTYFVGVDNTGHEYDAGSQQYKDALKNVDDNVGDIMAAVTDWNTAHPDEKWTVLVTTDHGQVPWPTIRLGSDMRAHGFQTPWETTTFVIANGTAFTAGAINNTYSNIDITPTVDALFGLTPPSYSAGSPLMDLAGSDYKPVVPGFDGINQALTDAIAMYGYPDVATNIALDLRTVVGFVPYFVYSVFNGLTADMTGPFKLPIQFVGAVLYQLVNIPVQIIARLTGVTGNQIIPPDLWPYTPVPGVQPLPPATAVPTPEAIAV; this is encoded by the coding sequence ATGAAGCGAACCAAACAACTCTGCGTCGGCGTCGCGGCGGCAGGCATCTTCGGTCTGGGGTCAACGATCGCGACCGCGGTCGCGTACGCGGATTCGCCGGATTCCACCGCGGGCCCGTCGTCCGGCTCGTCGAAGGCAAGCGCCCACAATGCGGGACCGAAGGCCCGCCCGCGTTCGACCACCGCGGGCGCGGTGAGTCAACCCGCGAAGCCGTCCGCGGTCCGTAAACCTGCAGCGTCGGTACGTACATCGGCAAGCCCAGCGGCAGAGGCGCTTTCGGTGGCCCTGTCCACTCTGGGCATCACGCCGGTGGTCTCCGGCGGCGGCGCGTCCTCGTCGACGGTGTCGCCCGCGGTCGGCCGCAGCCGTCGCGGCCTGGTGATGACGGCAACCGCATCCGCGGCCGCGGCGAGCAACGGCGGATCGGTCAGCACGCTGGCCGCCGGCACGCCGACACACGTGCTGGTGATCGGGATCGACGGGACGAATCTCAGCGCCATCCTGTCCAACCCCGACAACGTCAACCTGCAAGCCCTGATGACCACCGGCACCACTGCGGCGTCGACCATGGTCGGGCACACCACGATCTCCAACCCGTCGTGGACGGGCATCTTGACCGGTGTGTGGAGTGAGAAGACGGGTCTGTTCAACAATGTCTTCACGCCGTGGACCTACGACAAGTGGCCGACGGTCTTCAATCAGCTCGAGGCCGCCGACCCCAACATCGAGACAACGGCGATCGCGGATTGGGAGAACATCGCCCAGATCGCCGGGGCCGGTTCGATTCCCGCCGACGTGATCAAGTTCTTCCCGAAGTACAACAACAGCTGGCTGGATACCGACGACCTGGTGGGTCAGGCGTCCGTCGACGCGATCAACGGCACCACCGCGGGCGTTTCGAGCTTCAATTTCACGTATTTCGTCGGAGTCGACAACACCGGCCACGAGTACGACGCCGGCTCGCAGCAGTACAAGGATGCGCTGAAGAACGTCGACGACAACGTCGGCGACATCATGGCCGCGGTCACCGACTGGAACACCGCGCACCCTGATGAGAAGTGGACCGTGCTGGTGACCACCGACCACGGTCAGGTGCCGTGGCCGACGATCCGGCTCGGCTCGGACATGCGGGCGCACGGCTTCCAAACACCCTGGGAAACAACCACGTTCGTGATCGCCAACGGCACCGCCTTCACCGCGGGCGCGATCAACAACACCTATTCGAACATCGACATCACCCCCACGGTGGATGCACTGTTCGGGCTGACACCGCCGTCCTATTCGGCCGGTTCGCCTCTGATGGACCTCGCCGGAAGTGATTACAAGCCGGTGGTCCCCGGCTTCGACGGGATCAACCAGGCGCTGACCGACGCGATCGCGATGTACGGGTATCCCGACGTCGCGACCAACATTGCCCTGGACCTGCGGACGGTCGTGGGATTCGTTCCCTATTTCGTGTACTCGGTCTTCAACGGCCTCACCGCGGACATGACCGGACCGTTCAAGCTGCCGATCCAGTTCGTCGGAGCGGTGCTCTATCAGCTGGTCAATATCCCGGTGCAGATCATCGCCCGGTTGACCGGGGTGACCGGCAACCAGATCATCCCGCCGGACCTGTGGCCGTACACGCCGGTGCCCGGCGTTCAGCCGTTGCCGCCGGCCACCGCGGTGCCCACTCCGGAGGCCATCGCCGTCTGA
- a CDS encoding AAA family ATPase, with product MLDTVAVENYRSLRRLILPLRGLNVVTGANGSGKSSLYRALRLLADSARNGAVSALAREGGLSSTMWAGPGKTGPVSLKLGFAGEDFGYAVDFGLPQETETAFNLDPEIKSEAVWAGAVLRPSALLAQRSVRTVLLRDADDGWRTAATLRPFDSMLSEVADPQAAPELLALRERVRSWRFYDHVRTDTDAPARQPQIGTRTMVLSHDGADLAAALQTIAEIGDADALAEAVDNAFPGSRVQIRTEGRFEVTLRQPGMLRALTAAELSDGTLRYLLWAAALLTPRPAELTVLNEPESSLHPDLLPALAALIARSSERSQIVVVTHSAALVEALRRREHDINAIELTKEAGQTAIVGQGLLDEPSWHWPARG from the coding sequence GTGCTCGACACCGTCGCCGTGGAGAACTACCGGTCGCTGCGCCGGCTGATCCTGCCGCTGCGCGGGCTCAATGTGGTCACCGGTGCCAACGGCTCCGGCAAGTCCAGCCTCTACCGGGCGCTGCGGCTGCTGGCCGACTCGGCCCGCAACGGCGCGGTCAGCGCTCTGGCCCGGGAGGGCGGGCTGAGCTCGACGATGTGGGCCGGGCCGGGCAAGACGGGTCCGGTGAGCCTGAAGCTCGGCTTCGCCGGTGAGGACTTCGGCTACGCCGTGGACTTCGGCCTGCCGCAGGAGACCGAGACGGCTTTCAACCTGGACCCCGAGATCAAGTCGGAAGCCGTGTGGGCGGGTGCGGTGCTGCGGCCCTCGGCATTGCTGGCGCAGCGATCGGTGCGGACCGTTCTGCTGCGCGATGCCGATGACGGCTGGCGCACCGCGGCCACCCTGCGGCCGTTCGACAGCATGCTCAGCGAGGTCGCCGACCCGCAGGCGGCGCCCGAACTGCTGGCATTGCGTGAGCGGGTCCGGTCCTGGCGGTTCTACGACCACGTCCGCACCGACACTGACGCGCCCGCCCGTCAGCCTCAGATCGGCACCCGGACAATGGTTTTGAGCCACGACGGGGCGGACCTTGCCGCGGCGCTGCAGACCATCGCCGAGATCGGTGACGCCGACGCACTGGCCGAGGCCGTGGACAACGCCTTCCCCGGCAGCAGGGTGCAGATCCGCACCGAAGGGCGCTTCGAGGTGACGCTGCGCCAGCCCGGCATGCTGCGTGCCCTCACCGCGGCCGAGCTGTCCGACGGCACACTGCGCTACCTGCTGTGGGCCGCCGCCCTGCTCACACCGCGACCGGCCGAGCTGACCGTGCTCAACGAACCGGAGTCCAGCCTGCACCCCGATCTGTTGCCCGCACTGGCCGCGCTGATCGCGCGGTCCTCGGAACGCTCGCAGATCGTGGTCGTCACCCACTCCGCTGCGTTGGTCGAGGCGCTGCGCAGGCGAGAGCACGACATCAACGCGATCGAACTCACCAAAGAAGCGGGCCAGACCGCGATCGTCGGCCAGGGCCTCCTGGACGAGCCATCCTGGCACTGGCCTGCACGGGGATGA